From Streptomyces sp. TLI_053, a single genomic window includes:
- a CDS encoding MFS transporter, with the protein MTTQEEELPTAATPRKSGPAADGWLGVAAITASLFVFLTTELMPIGLLTPLSESLDVSVGTAGLMVTAQGVAAGLGVPFIVAWTRRVNRRKLLTTLLGVLAVGNLITSIAPNYPLILVTRMFMGFASGVFWAIGVSMAMRIVPEKQANRAAAVVMSGISIATVVGIPLGTLLESASSWRTTFLIWAGLSALVLLAVAATIPSLPSANAVSVREVFGLPVKNVPLRVVLVMVVFFVLGHFGAYTFVRPYLEKSAEASVGFITVVLIVFGIGGAIGNFIGGQSVNKSLRGSFVVGGLLLIGALVMLLTIGTNDFGVIVAMVLWGVAFGVVQLSQINMTLAAAPETFEAAMSLNTMAYNTCIALGALIGGLFADHTGVKSVVWFGIVLVGLAVALRAATGRRAVPAAS; encoded by the coding sequence ATGACCACGCAAGAAGAAGAACTCCCCACCGCGGCGACACCGCGGAAGAGCGGCCCGGCGGCCGACGGATGGCTCGGCGTCGCCGCCATCACCGCGAGCCTCTTCGTCTTCCTCACCACCGAACTGATGCCGATCGGCCTGCTCACCCCGCTCAGCGAGAGCCTGGACGTCTCGGTCGGCACCGCCGGCCTGATGGTCACCGCCCAGGGCGTCGCGGCCGGCCTCGGCGTGCCGTTCATCGTGGCCTGGACCCGCCGGGTCAACCGGCGCAAGCTGCTCACCACCCTGCTCGGCGTACTGGCCGTGGGCAACCTGATCACCTCGATCGCCCCCAACTACCCGCTGATCCTGGTCACCCGCATGTTCATGGGCTTCGCCAGCGGCGTCTTCTGGGCCATCGGCGTCAGCATGGCGATGCGCATCGTCCCCGAGAAGCAGGCCAACCGGGCCGCCGCCGTCGTGATGTCCGGCATCTCGATCGCCACCGTCGTCGGCATCCCGCTCGGCACCCTGCTGGAGAGCGCCAGCTCCTGGCGCACCACCTTCCTGATCTGGGCCGGCCTCAGCGCGCTGGTGCTGCTCGCCGTCGCCGCCACCATCCCCTCGCTGCCGTCGGCGAACGCGGTCTCCGTCCGCGAGGTCTTCGGCCTGCCGGTCAAGAACGTGCCGCTGCGCGTGGTCCTGGTCATGGTGGTGTTCTTCGTCCTCGGCCACTTCGGGGCGTACACCTTCGTCCGCCCGTACCTCGAGAAGAGCGCGGAGGCGAGCGTCGGCTTCATCACCGTCGTCCTGATCGTCTTCGGCATCGGCGGCGCGATCGGCAACTTCATCGGCGGCCAGAGCGTCAACAAGAGCCTGCGCGGCAGCTTCGTGGTCGGCGGTCTGCTGCTGATCGGCGCCCTGGTGATGCTGCTGACCATCGGCACCAACGACTTCGGCGTGATCGTCGCCATGGTGCTGTGGGGCGTCGCCTTCGGTGTCGTCCAGCTCAGCCAGATCAACATGACGCTCGCGGCCGCGCCGGAGACCTTCGAGGCCGCGATGTCGCTCAACACCATGGCCTACAACACCTGCATCGCCCTGGGCGCCCTGATCGGCGGCCTGTTCGCCGACCACACGGGCGTCAAGAGCGTGGTCTGGTTCGGCATCGTCCTGGTCGGCCTCGCCGTGGCCCTGCGCGCCGCCACCGGCCGCCGCGCCGTCCCGGCGGCGAGCTGA
- a CDS encoding EamA family transporter: MTSRRNLSTVALTGLAPTVWGSTYLITTELLPPDRPLLATTMRALPGGLFLLALGRKLPVGVWWLRALVLGVLNIGAFNFLLFVAAYRLPGGIAAVIMSAQPMFVVLLAAVFLGERVRGVHALACALGAGGVALLVFKGKVSLDAVGVLAAVGGALCMASGITLTKRWGRPDGVSLLTFTGWQLTAGGLVLLPFWLSLEDMPDGLTGDNVLGFAYLISLGAVLSYIVWFRGIGLLPATAVSFLALGSPVVATLLGFLFKDQTLSLLQLLGIAVIFLAVVLGQSRPPRKEPAAAPPEPLTSGTGARALEEERSG, translated from the coding sequence ATGACGAGCAGACGGAATCTGTCCACGGTGGCCCTGACCGGCCTGGCACCGACGGTGTGGGGCAGCACCTATCTGATCACCACCGAACTGCTGCCCCCGGACCGGCCGCTGCTGGCGACGACCATGCGGGCCCTGCCGGGCGGTCTGTTCCTGCTGGCCCTGGGCCGGAAGCTGCCGGTCGGCGTCTGGTGGCTGCGCGCGCTGGTGCTGGGGGTGCTGAACATCGGCGCCTTCAACTTCCTGCTGTTCGTCGCGGCCTACCGGCTGCCGGGCGGTATCGCCGCGGTGATCATGTCGGCCCAGCCGATGTTCGTGGTGCTGCTGGCGGCGGTGTTCCTCGGTGAACGGGTCAGAGGCGTGCACGCGCTGGCCTGCGCCCTGGGCGCCGGGGGTGTGGCCCTGCTCGTCTTCAAGGGCAAGGTGTCGCTGGACGCCGTCGGCGTGCTGGCCGCGGTCGGCGGCGCCCTGTGCATGGCCTCGGGCATCACGCTCACCAAGCGCTGGGGCCGCCCGGACGGCGTCAGCCTGCTGACCTTCACCGGGTGGCAGCTGACCGCGGGCGGTCTGGTGCTGCTGCCGTTCTGGCTGTCGCTGGAGGACATGCCGGACGGCCTGACCGGCGACAACGTGCTCGGCTTCGCCTACCTCATCTCCCTGGGAGCGGTGCTCAGTTACATCGTCTGGTTCCGGGGGATCGGGCTGCTGCCGGCCACGGCGGTGTCCTTCCTGGCACTGGGCAGTCCGGTCGTGGCGACGCTGCTGGGCTTCCTCTTCAAGGACCAGACGCTGTCGCTGCTCCAGCTCCTCGGCATCGCCGTGATCTTCCTGGCGGTCGTGCTCGGCCAGTCCCGTCCGCCCCGGAAGGAGCCCGCGGCGGCGCCTCCCGAACCCCTCACGTCCGGTACCGGCGCGCGCGCCCTCGAAGAGGAACGCAGCGGGTAG
- a CDS encoding disulfide bond formation protein DsbA — protein MSAAPASPETITADIWVDPRCPWAWITSRWMLEVEQVRPVETRFHIMSLSVLNEGREVPEKYRQGMIDGWACVRVCIAAQEQHGAEVLRPLYNAMGRLIHHEKAGLGHDMITAALKEAGLPLELVSAADDDSWDEKLRIQHHEGMDPVGSEVGTPVIHVPGPDGEPLAFFGPVLTPAPRGEAAGKLWDGVLAVTSTDGFFELKRGRDRDPIFD, from the coding sequence ATGAGCGCCGCACCGGCCAGTCCCGAGACGATCACCGCCGACATCTGGGTCGACCCCCGCTGCCCCTGGGCCTGGATCACCTCCCGCTGGATGCTGGAGGTGGAGCAGGTCAGGCCGGTGGAGACCCGGTTCCACATCATGAGCCTGTCCGTGCTCAACGAGGGCCGCGAGGTCCCGGAGAAGTACCGCCAGGGCATGATCGACGGCTGGGCCTGCGTGCGGGTCTGCATCGCCGCCCAGGAGCAGCACGGCGCCGAGGTGCTGCGCCCGCTCTACAACGCCATGGGCCGGCTGATCCACCACGAGAAGGCCGGGCTCGGCCACGACATGATCACCGCCGCCCTCAAGGAGGCCGGCCTGCCGCTCGAGCTGGTCTCGGCCGCGGACGACGACTCGTGGGACGAGAAGCTGCGGATCCAGCACCACGAGGGCATGGACCCGGTCGGCTCCGAGGTCGGCACCCCCGTGATCCACGTGCCCGGCCCGGACGGCGAGCCGCTGGCCTTCTTCGGTCCGGTGCTCACCCCCGCCCCGCGTGGCGAGGCGGCCGGGAAGCTCTGGGACGGCGTACTGGCGGTGACGAGCACCGACGGCTTCTTCGAGCTGAAGCGCGGCCGCGACCGCGACCCGATCTTCGACTGA
- a CDS encoding LysR family transcriptional regulator has protein sequence MELQQMRYVIAVAETNSFTRAAQRCLVVQSALSHQIGRLEKELGARLFERTSRRVRLTPAGAAFLPAARQCLDAAERAATEVAAAVGEVRGLLKVGLIPTVAAVDIPAVLGEFHQRHPKARISLSVGASDELVEQVRQGEIEVAFLGIPVTAHPRGVMARELARERLVAVVSPDHPLAGEDSVDLRRLASEVFVDLPAKTAGRAQSDLAFAAAGLTREVAFEVTNADYLARLVAAGLGVALLPPRYVAGLSGMVTIEVTDAPSRAEYVIWGRESPHPAAAAFLELLGIGED, from the coding sequence ATGGAGCTCCAGCAGATGCGCTACGTGATCGCGGTCGCCGAGACGAACAGCTTCACCCGCGCCGCCCAGCGCTGTCTGGTGGTGCAGTCCGCGCTCAGCCACCAGATCGGGCGGCTGGAGAAGGAACTCGGCGCGCGGCTCTTCGAACGCACCAGCCGCCGGGTGCGGCTGACCCCGGCCGGGGCGGCCTTCCTGCCCGCCGCCCGGCAGTGCCTGGACGCCGCGGAACGGGCCGCCACCGAGGTCGCGGCCGCCGTCGGGGAGGTGCGCGGACTCCTCAAGGTGGGACTGATCCCCACCGTCGCGGCGGTGGACATCCCGGCCGTGCTCGGCGAGTTCCACCAGCGGCACCCGAAGGCCCGGATCAGCCTGAGCGTCGGGGCCAGCGACGAACTGGTCGAGCAGGTCCGGCAGGGCGAGATCGAGGTGGCGTTCCTCGGCATCCCGGTCACCGCGCACCCCCGGGGGGTGATGGCCAGGGAGCTGGCCCGCGAGCGGCTGGTCGCCGTGGTCTCCCCGGACCACCCGCTGGCCGGCGAGGACTCGGTGGACCTGCGGCGGCTGGCCTCGGAGGTGTTCGTCGACCTCCCGGCGAAGACCGCCGGGCGGGCCCAGTCCGATCTGGCGTTCGCCGCGGCCGGCCTCACCCGCGAGGTCGCCTTCGAGGTGACCAACGCGGACTACCTGGCCCGGCTGGTCGCCGCGGGCCTGGGGGTGGCGCTGCTGCCGCCCCGGTACGTGGCGGGCCTCAGCGGCATGGTCACGATCGAGGTGACGGACGCGCCGTCCCGGGCCGAGTACGTGATCTGGGGCCGGGAGAGCCCGCACCCGGCGGCGGCGGCCTTCCTGGAGCTGCTGGGGATCGGCGAGGACTGA
- a CDS encoding methyltransferase: MTLQQQSTSEAESYRPLVPEAQVKEITELRRALGELGGEEGEQTVPFLGLTLRVPASVMTPCPVSPMLGGAVFAEVKPGDRVLDMGTGSGSLALIAAKKGADVLAVDLNPDAVAAVRANAELNQVADRVEARESDVFAAVEGRFDLIVFNPPFQWFAAADYADVAGTDAGYRALTRFFQEAREHLTEDGRMVMFFSTMGDVAYFEKLVADGGFTHKKVFTTTQPVLDVAVDFTVHRLS, from the coding sequence ATGACGCTTCAGCAGCAGTCCACCTCCGAGGCCGAGTCCTACCGCCCGCTGGTCCCCGAGGCCCAGGTGAAGGAGATCACCGAACTCCGCCGCGCCCTGGGCGAGCTGGGCGGCGAGGAGGGCGAGCAGACCGTCCCGTTCCTCGGCCTGACCCTGCGGGTGCCCGCCTCCGTGATGACCCCCTGCCCGGTCTCCCCGATGCTGGGCGGCGCGGTGTTCGCCGAGGTCAAGCCCGGCGACCGGGTCCTCGACATGGGCACCGGCAGCGGTTCGCTGGCCCTGATCGCCGCGAAGAAGGGCGCCGACGTCCTGGCGGTCGACCTCAACCCGGACGCCGTGGCCGCCGTGCGGGCCAACGCGGAGCTGAACCAGGTCGCCGACCGGGTGGAGGCGCGCGAGAGCGACGTCTTCGCCGCGGTCGAGGGCCGGTTCGACCTGATCGTCTTCAACCCTCCGTTCCAGTGGTTCGCCGCCGCCGACTACGCGGACGTCGCGGGCACCGACGCCGGCTACCGGGCGCTGACCCGCTTCTTCCAGGAGGCCCGTGAGCACCTGACGGAGGACGGCCGCATGGTCATGTTCTTCAGCACCATGGGTGACGTCGCGTACTTCGAGAAGCTGGTGGCCGACGGCGGCTTCACCCACAAGAAGGTGTTCACCACCACCCAGCCCGTCCTGGACGTGGCGGTCGACTTCACCGTGCACCGCCTCTCCTGA
- a CDS encoding pseudouridine-5'-phosphate glycosidase — protein MTPTTALPHRAVPLTVSEEVSEALHEGRPVVALESNVITHGLPYPDNAATARKVEQAVRAGGSVPATIAVEGGRIVVGMTDADIERFASTPGIPKVSSRDLPVVLAQGRMGALTVASCLVAAELAGIPFFSSAGIGGVHRGAATSMDVSSDLIQFTRSKVAVVCAGAKKILDLGLTLEYLETQCVPVVSYRSDDFPAFYCESSGFRSPLRLDDDELVARSIENHWALGNRGGFLVTTPVRPEEAIDSEEVDAAIVEATAAADRDGIRGQAITKYLMRAVDAATEGRSSRANMAVLVSTAEVGGRLAAAYARLRADL, from the coding sequence GTGACGCCGACCACCGCCCTCCCGCACCGGGCCGTGCCGCTCACCGTGAGCGAGGAGGTGTCCGAGGCGCTGCACGAGGGCCGCCCGGTGGTGGCGCTGGAGTCCAACGTCATCACCCACGGACTGCCCTACCCGGACAACGCCGCGACCGCCCGCAAGGTGGAGCAGGCCGTCCGGGCGGGCGGCTCCGTCCCCGCCACGATCGCGGTCGAGGGCGGCCGGATCGTGGTCGGCATGACGGACGCCGACATCGAGCGGTTCGCCTCCACCCCGGGCATCCCCAAGGTCAGCAGCCGGGACCTGCCGGTCGTGCTGGCCCAGGGCCGGATGGGCGCGCTGACGGTCGCCTCCTGCCTGGTGGCGGCGGAGCTGGCGGGCATCCCGTTCTTCTCCTCCGCCGGCATCGGCGGGGTGCACCGGGGCGCGGCCACCTCCATGGACGTGTCCTCGGACCTGATCCAGTTCACCCGGTCCAAGGTCGCGGTGGTGTGCGCCGGGGCGAAGAAGATCCTGGACCTCGGTCTGACCCTGGAGTACCTGGAGACCCAGTGCGTCCCGGTGGTCTCCTACCGCTCGGACGACTTCCCGGCCTTCTACTGCGAGTCCAGCGGCTTCCGCAGCCCGCTGCGGCTGGACGACGACGAGCTGGTGGCCCGGTCGATCGAGAACCACTGGGCCCTGGGCAACCGGGGCGGCTTCCTGGTCACCACGCCGGTCCGGCCGGAGGAGGCGATCGACAGCGAGGAGGTGGACGCCGCCATCGTCGAGGCGACGGCCGCCGCCGACCGGGACGGCATCCGGGGCCAGGCGATCACCAAGTACCTGATGCGGGCGGTGGACGCCGCCACCGAGGGCCGTTCCTCCCGGGCCAACATGGCGGTGCTGGTCAGCACCGCCGAGGTCGGCGGCCGGCTGGCCGCCGCGTACGCCCGGCTCCGGGCCGACCTCTGA
- a CDS encoding amino acid adenylation domain-containing protein produces MTAQASGRGPADHPLLPELLLRTAAERPDDPAVIGGGERLTFAELVRRSRGLAGHLRGLGVTADQCVGLFVEPSTEVLTGAWAILLAGGAYLPLAPEYPEERLRFMIEHSGVKVIVAQDRLVERLTALAPAGTVVVRAEDEHPPAPAVLPDPAPDALAYVIYTSGSTGRPKGVMIEHRSIAHQMAWLRAAHGLDRTRVVLQKTPISFDAAQWEILAPAVGATAVVGGAGIHRDPERLLAAVRANGVTTVQCVPTLLQALLETEELDSCHTLEQVFTGGEALSRSLAGTFLEALPGCELVNLYGPTECTINSSSFVVTKSSVGDGPNSVSIGAPVDGTEYRILGRDGAELGVGEIGELSVGGVQVARGYLHRPDLTEQRFTEDPDGRGRFFRTGDLAYWNADGTVQFTGRADNQVKLRGFRVELDEIRLAIETHDWVRHAAVLVKDDPRTGFQNLIACVELDPREAALMDQGSHGAHHQSKESKLQVKAQLSNPGVRTAADLAGLPSVDLPGRTATEAQRALAFARKTYRFYEGEAPVSERDLLALLARRPAAAGRSRPLAELDTGELGAILRHLGQHLSPERLLPKYAYASPGSLYATQVYLEITGFPGIRPGIHYHHPIDHRLVLVSAAPTASAAPTASAAPTASAAPAGPAAPAPRLIPGPRRAPDDTAATAAPRIRMHFLGRRGAIEPVYRTNITEVLEIETGHIVGLLEEVLPAHGLDIAPAPFTPEVKARLGVADQDHYLGSFDWTPWRGPREDRDIDLFVQVHPGKGVDLPAGQYLHEDGRLRLVSPDLVLRKQVIAINQAVYGRASFGVTVISRGPQRWRRYIDLGRVAQRLSLNDLDLGFMSSGYSSRGGDDLPSARRFDGILRELGRPGGASYFFLGGRVSREQRRHEGMREDSVHMRGPAELIRDDLVDYLPDYMIPNKVVVLDALPTTANGKIDLKALAVSDRVVAGAADRPFVAPRDETERRVAVLWQEVMKQESVSAQDDFFACGGNSLLAVTLVNRINRAFGAALPLEVVFTSPTVEGLARRLSGGPAERTSRLVPLTGSGAPAPSSSAPSSSALGAPTPSSPARPVFCWPGLGGYPMNLRLLAERLGTGRPFLGVQAHGVNPGEVPYPTIREMAAADVRAVLEVQPEGPYTLWGYSFGARVAFETAYQLEQAGRTVDHVFLIAPGSPEVRTTGTRPEERTASYTSRAFVAILLSVFTGTIDGPLLERCLEVARDDESFARFVGEGIPGLDPDLVRRIVRIVGTTFEFNYTFRELRERRVSAPITVFKARGDEYSFLDGSSGYSADPPTVVELTADHYSLLRAPDIDELVTAVHRRLHLRKDTVMPHVNIKHFPMELSDTQQAELLAAVTKAVTDAFGCDEGVVSIAVESIAEENWTEQVYIPEIVNRRDILGKVPDYRPDAL; encoded by the coding sequence ATGACTGCCCAAGCGTCGGGCCGAGGCCCGGCCGACCACCCGTTACTGCCCGAACTGCTCCTGCGCACCGCCGCCGAGCGCCCCGACGACCCGGCGGTGATCGGCGGCGGCGAGCGGCTGACCTTCGCCGAACTGGTCCGCCGGAGCCGAGGACTGGCCGGGCACCTGCGGGGTCTCGGAGTGACCGCGGACCAGTGCGTGGGGCTGTTCGTCGAGCCCTCCACCGAGGTGCTGACCGGGGCCTGGGCGATCCTCCTCGCGGGCGGCGCCTATCTGCCGCTGGCCCCGGAGTACCCCGAGGAGCGCCTGCGCTTCATGATCGAGCACTCCGGCGTGAAGGTGATCGTCGCCCAGGACCGGCTGGTCGAGCGGCTGACCGCGCTGGCGCCGGCCGGCACCGTGGTGGTCCGCGCAGAGGACGAGCACCCGCCGGCGCCGGCCGTCCTGCCCGACCCCGCGCCCGACGCGCTGGCCTACGTCATCTACACCTCGGGCAGCACCGGCCGCCCCAAGGGCGTGATGATCGAGCACCGCAGCATCGCCCACCAGATGGCCTGGCTGCGCGCGGCCCACGGCCTCGACCGCACCCGGGTCGTGCTGCAGAAGACGCCGATCAGCTTCGACGCCGCCCAGTGGGAGATCCTCGCCCCGGCGGTCGGCGCCACCGCGGTGGTGGGCGGGGCCGGCATCCACCGGGACCCCGAGCGGCTGCTCGCGGCGGTCAGGGCGAACGGCGTCACCACCGTGCAGTGCGTCCCGACGCTGCTCCAGGCCCTGCTGGAGACCGAGGAACTGGACTCCTGCCACACGCTGGAGCAGGTCTTCACCGGTGGCGAGGCGCTCTCCAGATCCCTCGCCGGGACCTTCCTGGAGGCCCTGCCGGGCTGCGAGCTGGTCAACCTCTACGGGCCGACCGAGTGCACCATCAACTCCTCGTCCTTCGTGGTGACCAAGTCCTCCGTCGGCGACGGCCCCAACTCGGTCTCCATCGGTGCCCCGGTCGACGGCACCGAGTACCGGATCCTCGGCCGCGACGGCGCCGAGCTGGGCGTGGGCGAGATCGGCGAACTCTCTGTCGGCGGCGTCCAGGTGGCGCGCGGCTACCTGCACCGGCCGGACCTGACCGAGCAGCGCTTCACCGAGGACCCCGACGGCCGTGGGCGGTTCTTCCGCACCGGCGACCTCGCCTACTGGAACGCCGACGGCACCGTCCAGTTCACCGGCCGCGCCGACAACCAGGTGAAGCTGCGCGGCTTCCGGGTGGAGCTGGACGAGATCCGGCTCGCCATCGAGACCCACGACTGGGTCCGGCACGCGGCGGTGCTGGTCAAGGACGACCCGAGGACGGGCTTCCAGAACCTGATCGCCTGCGTCGAACTCGACCCGAGGGAGGCCGCCCTGATGGACCAGGGCAGCCACGGCGCGCACCACCAGTCCAAGGAGAGCAAGCTCCAGGTCAAGGCCCAGCTGTCCAACCCGGGTGTGCGGACCGCGGCCGACCTGGCCGGCCTGCCCTCCGTGGACCTGCCCGGCCGGACGGCCACCGAGGCCCAGCGCGCCCTCGCCTTCGCCCGCAAGACCTACCGCTTCTACGAGGGCGAGGCGCCGGTCTCCGAGCGCGACCTGCTGGCGCTGCTGGCCCGCCGCCCCGCCGCCGCCGGCCGTTCCCGGCCGCTCGCGGAGCTGGACACCGGGGAGCTCGGCGCGATCCTGCGTCACCTCGGACAGCACCTGAGCCCGGAGCGGCTGCTCCCCAAGTACGCCTACGCCTCGCCCGGTTCGCTCTACGCGACCCAGGTGTACCTGGAGATCACCGGCTTCCCCGGCATCCGGCCGGGCATCCACTACCACCACCCGATCGACCACCGCCTCGTCCTGGTCTCCGCGGCACCGACGGCGTCCGCGGCACCGACGGCGTCCGCGGCACCGACGGCGTCCGCGGCGCCGGCGGGCCCCGCGGCTCCCGCGCCGCGGCTGATCCCCGGACCGCGCAGGGCCCCCGACGACACCGCCGCCACCGCGGCCCCCCGGATCCGGATGCACTTCCTCGGCCGCCGCGGCGCCATCGAACCGGTCTACCGGACCAACATCACCGAGGTCCTGGAGATCGAGACCGGCCACATCGTCGGCCTCCTGGAGGAGGTCCTCCCGGCCCACGGCCTCGACATCGCGCCCGCCCCCTTCACCCCGGAGGTCAAGGCCCGGCTGGGTGTCGCCGACCAGGACCACTACCTCGGCAGCTTCGACTGGACACCGTGGCGCGGACCGCGCGAGGACCGGGACATCGACCTGTTCGTCCAGGTCCACCCCGGCAAGGGCGTGGACCTCCCGGCCGGGCAGTACCTGCACGAGGACGGCCGGCTGCGCCTGGTCTCGCCCGACCTCGTCCTGCGCAAGCAGGTCATCGCGATCAACCAGGCCGTCTACGGCCGGGCCTCGTTCGGGGTCACCGTGATCAGCCGCGGACCGCAGCGGTGGCGGCGCTACATCGACCTCGGCCGGGTGGCGCAGCGGCTGTCGCTGAACGACCTCGACCTCGGTTTCATGTCCTCCGGCTACAGCTCCCGCGGCGGCGACGACCTGCCCTCGGCGCGACGGTTCGACGGCATCCTGCGCGAGCTGGGCCGGCCGGGCGGCGCCTCGTACTTCTTCCTCGGCGGCCGGGTCAGCCGCGAGCAGCGGCGGCACGAGGGCATGCGGGAGGACTCGGTCCACATGCGCGGTCCGGCCGAGCTGATCCGCGACGACCTGGTCGACTACCTGCCGGACTACATGATCCCGAACAAGGTCGTGGTGCTCGACGCGCTGCCGACCACCGCCAACGGCAAGATCGACCTCAAGGCGCTGGCCGTCTCGGACCGGGTGGTCGCGGGGGCCGCCGACCGGCCCTTCGTGGCTCCCCGGGACGAGACCGAGCGCCGGGTGGCCGTGCTGTGGCAGGAGGTGATGAAGCAGGAGAGCGTCTCCGCGCAGGACGACTTCTTCGCCTGCGGCGGCAACTCGCTGCTGGCCGTCACCCTGGTCAACCGGATCAACCGGGCCTTCGGGGCGGCGCTGCCGCTGGAGGTGGTCTTCACCTCGCCGACGGTGGAGGGCCTGGCCCGGCGGCTCTCCGGCGGCCCGGCGGAGCGCACCTCGCGCCTGGTGCCGCTGACCGGCTCCGGCGCACCCGCGCCGAGCTCATCGGCGCCGAGCTCGTCGGCGCTGGGCGCACCCACGCCGAGCTCACCCGCACGCCCGGTCTTCTGCTGGCCCGGACTGGGCGGCTACCCGATGAACCTGCGGCTGCTGGCCGAACGCCTCGGCACCGGGCGGCCGTTCCTCGGGGTGCAGGCCCACGGCGTCAACCCGGGGGAGGTCCCCTACCCGACGATCAGGGAGATGGCGGCCGCGGACGTCCGGGCGGTGCTGGAGGTCCAGCCCGAGGGCCCGTACACCCTGTGGGGCTACTCCTTCGGGGCCCGGGTCGCCTTCGAGACGGCGTACCAGTTGGAGCAGGCCGGCCGCACGGTCGACCACGTCTTCCTGATCGCCCCCGGCTCGCCCGAGGTCCGCACCACCGGGACCCGCCCCGAGGAGCGGACCGCCAGTTACACCAGCCGGGCCTTCGTGGCGATCCTGCTCTCGGTGTTCACCGGCACGATCGACGGCCCGCTGCTGGAGCGGTGCCTCGAGGTGGCCCGGGACGACGAGAGCTTCGCCCGGTTCGTCGGCGAGGGCATCCCCGGCCTGGACCCGGACCTGGTGCGCCGGATCGTCCGGATCGTGGGGACGACCTTCGAGTTCAACTACACCTTCCGCGAACTGCGGGAGCGCCGGGTCTCCGCACCCATCACCGTCTTCAAGGCACGGGGGGACGAGTACTCGTTCCTCGACGGCAGCAGCGGCTACTCGGCCGACCCGCCGACCGTCGTCGAGCTGACGGCCGACCACTACTCCCTGCTCCGGGCGCCGGACATCGACGAGCTGGTGACGGCCGTCCACCGCCGCCTGCACCTGCGGAAGGACACCGTGATGCCCCACGTGAACATCAAGCACTTCCCGATGGAACTCAGCGACACCCAGCAGGCCGAGCTGTTGGCGGCGGTGACCAAGGCGGTCACCGACGCCTTCGGCTGCGACGAGGGCGTGGTGTCGATCGCGGTCGAGTCGATCGCCGAGGAGAACTGGACCGAGCAGGTCTACATCCCGGAGATCGTCAACCGCCGGGACATCCTCGGCAAGGTGCCCGACTACCGCCCCGACGCGCTCTGA
- a CDS encoding NAD(P)H-dependent oxidoreductase, with amino-acid sequence MSTADTSAPTTRISIVYYSGTGNVHKLALAAEEAAVKAGATVRLRRVPEYVQGSLAPEFTEWTEAWQENAAAIAAVPTASVDDLGWADVILLGGPGRFGMIAAPLKHFIELAWPLNARGGLQGKVMASFTSTGAPHGGQEATILSLNAVFYHWGGIIVPPGVTDEIMTAPSNGNPYGVSSVSGRQAVPGRLAEHVTEDNLAAVAYQTRRMLDVADALRRGRAAADR; translated from the coding sequence GTGTCCACCGCCGACACCTCCGCGCCGACGACGAGGATCTCGATCGTCTACTACTCGGGCACCGGCAACGTCCACAAGCTCGCCCTGGCCGCCGAGGAGGCCGCCGTGAAGGCCGGCGCCACGGTCCGGCTGCGCCGGGTCCCCGAGTACGTCCAGGGTTCCCTGGCACCGGAGTTCACCGAGTGGACCGAGGCCTGGCAGGAGAACGCCGCCGCGATCGCGGCCGTCCCCACCGCCTCCGTCGACGACCTCGGCTGGGCCGATGTGATCCTGCTCGGCGGCCCCGGCCGGTTCGGGATGATCGCCGCCCCGCTCAAGCACTTCATCGAGCTCGCCTGGCCGCTCAACGCCCGCGGCGGCCTCCAGGGCAAGGTGATGGCCTCGTTCACCTCCACCGGCGCCCCGCACGGCGGGCAGGAGGCGACGATCCTCTCGCTCAACGCCGTCTTCTACCACTGGGGCGGGATCATCGTGCCGCCCGGCGTCACCGACGAGATCATGACGGCCCCCAGCAACGGCAACCCCTACGGCGTCAGTTCGGTCTCCGGCCGGCAGGCGGTCCCGGGCCGGCTGGCGGAGCACGTCACCGAGGACAACCTCGCCGCCGTCGCGTACCAGACCCGCCGGATGCTCGACGTCGCCGACGCGCTGCGCAGGGGACGGGCCGCCGCCGACCGCTGA